Sequence from the Deltaproteobacteria bacterium genome:
CGTGGAGCCGGAGGCCGTGACACCGGCGCCGTAGCCCGCGGTTCCGGCCGCGGAGCGGTTGCCGCCGGTATGATGGATCGGGACTTCCTGGAGTTGAAGTCCCGGCACTGCGCACTATATCCTGAGGTCATGACATATCGAGAGCGCATGACAGGAACGTGGCGTCTGCACGAGTTCCGCTTCACCGACGCCGACGGCAACACCGGATCGGGTGAAGACGCGCCCGTGGTGGGCCGCATGGAGTACACCGCCGACGGCCACATGGCCACCGCCACCCGGCGGCCCGACGGCACCTATTTCAGCTACTTCGGGGAGTTCGAGCTCCAGGGCGACGTGGTGCTGCACCACATCGAGTTCGGCCACGATCCCCGGCTCGACGGCACCACTACCCGGCGGGAGGTGTCTTTCGAGGGGGAGCGGCTGGTATTGACCGCGGCGCCCCCGGTCATGGGCGGACCGGGCAGCCGGGCCTCGCTCATCTGGGAAAGGATATCCTGACCATGGCAAGACAGACCGCGATTCCCTGTACGATGATGCGCGGCGGCACCTCGCGCGGGCCGTACTTCCTGGCCGGCGACCTGCCGGCCGACGAGGCCACGCGCGACGAGGTGCTGTTGGCGGCCATGGGCTCCCCCGACCAGCGCCAGATCGACGGCGTGGGCGGCGCCACGACCCTCACCAGCAAGGTCGCCATCGTGTCGCCGTCGGACCACTCCTGGGCGGACGTGGACTACCTCTTCGCACAGGTGTCGGTGGACAAGGCGCTGGTCGACTACAGCCCCACCTGCGGCAACATGCTGGCGGGCATCGGCCCCTTCGCCATCGAGCACGGAATCGTGCCCTCGGACGATCCCCGGACCGTCGTGAACATCCGCAACGTGAACACGGACTCGCTCATCGAGGCGGTGGTGGAGACTCCCGAAGGGTACGTCGAGTACGACGGCGCCACCGCCATCGACGGGGTCCCGGGCACGGCGGCGCCCATCCTGCTGAACTTCATGGACGTCATCGGCTCCAAGACCGGGGCGCTCTTCCCAACCGGGCAGCGCAGGGAAGTCATCGAAGGCGTGGAGGTGAGTTGCGTGGACGTGGCCATGCCCATGGTGCTGACCACGGCCGCGAGCATGGGCATCCGCGGCGACGAGGGCAAGGCCGAGCTGGACGCCAACCGGGAGTTGCTGGAGAAGCTGGAAGCCGTCCGGGTCGTGGCCGGCGAGAAGATGGGGCTGGGCGACGTGCGCGGCAAGGTCATTCCCAAGTTCGGCATCCTCTCCCGGCCGCGTCATGGCGGCACGCTCACGTCGCGCTACTTCGTGCCCACGGACTGCCACGCGGCCCACGCGGTGTCCGGCGCCATCTGCGTCGGGAGCTGCGCCCTGGTGCCCGGCACCGTCGCCGACGGCATCGCGGAGACCAAGGGCGGCTTCTCCGAGATGGTGGAGATCGAGCATCCCAGCGGGTCCATCACCGTGGCGTTCGAGCTGAGCGGCGTCGGCGACGACTTCGCGCTGACCAAGGCGGGCGTGGTGCGCACCACCCGCAAGCTCTTCCAGGG
This genomic interval carries:
- a CDS encoding 4-oxalomesaconate tautomerase, whose amino-acid sequence is MARQTAIPCTMMRGGTSRGPYFLAGDLPADEATRDEVLLAAMGSPDQRQIDGVGGATTLTSKVAIVSPSDHSWADVDYLFAQVSVDKALVDYSPTCGNMLAGIGPFAIEHGIVPSDDPRTVVNIRNVNTDSLIEAVVETPEGYVEYDGATAIDGVPGTAAPILLNFMDVIGSKTGALFPTGQRREVIEGVEVSCVDVAMPMVLTTAASMGIRGDEGKAELDANRELLEKLEAVRVVAGEKMGLGDVRGKVIPKFGILSRPRHGGTLTSRYFVPTDCHAAHAVSGAICVGSCALVPGTVADGIAETKGGFSEMVEIEHPSGSITVAFELSGVGDDFALTKAGVVRTTRKLFQGQIYVPGRVWSPRL
- a CDS encoding lipocalin-like domain-containing protein — encoded protein: MTGTWRLHEFRFTDADGNTGSGEDAPVVGRMEYTADGHMATATRRPDGTYFSYFGEFELQGDVVLHHIEFGHDPRLDGTTTRREVSFEGERLVLTAAPPVMGGPGSRASLIWERIS